Proteins from one Niallia circulans genomic window:
- a CDS encoding DUF1385 domain-containing protein has protein sequence MSNEQKPVFGGQAVVEGVMFGGKNHYVTAIRRKDQSIDYFHLPRKHNPKLTKLKKIPFIRGIVAIIESSGNGTKHLNFSTDRYDVDPSEDVKLEEKEPSKMTMILGVAAIGILSFLFGKFIFTLVPAFLAEFFKPVISGHVAQILLESFFKLLLLLGYIYFVSLTPLIKRVFQYHGAEHKVINAFENGKEITVENVQAQSRLHYRCGSSFILFTVFVGLFLYLLFPTDSFIERILSRIALIPVVLGISFEVLQLTNKLRNIPVLKYLGLPGLWLQLLTTKEPTDDQVEVAIYSFKELKRREEESEKAILAAD, from the coding sequence ATGTCAAATGAGCAAAAACCAGTATTCGGAGGACAGGCAGTAGTTGAGGGCGTCATGTTTGGCGGCAAAAATCATTACGTGACTGCAATAAGGCGCAAGGATCAATCCATTGATTATTTTCATTTGCCGAGAAAACATAACCCGAAGCTGACCAAACTAAAAAAAATCCCCTTCATTAGAGGGATTGTCGCTATTATTGAATCGAGCGGGAATGGGACAAAGCATCTAAACTTCTCAACAGATCGCTATGATGTCGACCCAAGTGAAGACGTAAAGTTAGAAGAAAAAGAACCCTCCAAAATGACGATGATTTTAGGAGTTGCAGCAATTGGAATCCTTTCCTTCCTGTTTGGTAAATTCATCTTCACATTAGTACCAGCCTTTTTAGCGGAATTTTTCAAGCCTGTTATCAGCGGACACGTTGCTCAAATATTACTTGAAAGCTTCTTCAAGCTTCTTCTTTTACTTGGTTATATTTACTTTGTCTCTCTGACTCCTCTCATTAAACGCGTATTTCAATACCATGGAGCAGAGCATAAAGTCATAAATGCATTTGAAAACGGCAAAGAAATTACGGTCGAAAATGTGCAAGCACAGTCAAGACTTCATTATCGTTGTGGAAGCAGCTTTATATTATTTACAGTGTTTGTTGGTTTATTTCTTTATTTACTTTTCCCAACAGACTCCTTTATAGAACGGATATTAAGCAGGATTGCGTTAATTCCTGTTGTCCTTGGTATTTCGTTTGAAGTACTTCAATTAACTAATAAACTGCGCAATATTCCTGTATTGAAATATTTAGGCTTGCCAGGTCTTTGGCTGCAGCTTTTAACAACAAAAGAGCCGACTGACGATCAGGTGGAAGTAGCCATCTATTCCTTTAAGGAATTAAAGCGCAGAGAAGAAGAATCGGAAAAAGCCATTCTTGCAGCAGATTAA
- a CDS encoding YqhR family membrane protein — protein sequence MTKENEAENHSGIAKEPSMHFITLVIWTGLFGGIFWSFMGFLAYYFNMTEIRPNVILEPWAIGSWKTGWLGTLISIGAIGFFSVMAAFGYYLLLRKFKSFYIGVGFGIMVFGVVFIILNPIFPSIKPFMQLSLDTIITSICLYVLWGVFVGYTISYEESEIRTKKQKENKREANISGSEG from the coding sequence ATGACAAAGGAAAACGAAGCGGAAAATCACAGTGGAATAGCAAAAGAGCCATCCATGCATTTCATTACACTTGTTATATGGACAGGGCTATTTGGGGGAATATTTTGGTCCTTCATGGGATTTCTCGCTTATTATTTTAATATGACGGAAATAAGACCGAATGTCATATTGGAGCCGTGGGCAATCGGAAGCTGGAAAACTGGTTGGCTTGGGACACTTATAAGTATTGGAGCAATCGGGTTCTTTTCTGTAATGGCTGCATTTGGGTATTATCTTTTACTTAGAAAATTCAAGTCCTTTTACATTGGCGTCGGTTTTGGAATAATGGTATTCGGTGTGGTTTTCATCATTTTAAATCCTATTTTTCCGAGCATCAAGCCATTTATGCAGCTTAGTTTAGACACGATAATCACTTCTATATGCCTTTATGTGCTGTGGGGAGTGTTTGTCGGCTATACGATTTCTTATGAAGAAAGTGAAATTAGAAC
- a CDS encoding patatin-like phospholipase family protein, with the protein MHIDGVFSGGGIKGLALIGAYEVLEEKGFKFERVAGTSAGSIVAAFVAAKYTGNEIAGMLEQLDLSTLLDERKLLIPFPFAKWLFLYWRLGLYKGIALEKWLEAKLADKGIRTFSDLPKDSLRVIASDITNGVMLVLPDDLPKYGIDPASFSVAKAIRMSCSLPFFFEPVALGTKQNKSIIVDGGVLSNFPMWLFDKENVKKIRPVIGIRLSHKQSEHPKHMIKNAFHLFGAMFETMKDAHDSRYISRKHEKNIIFIPSEGVMTTEFTLTKEKQEEIIQFGRDYAKKFLRTWTY; encoded by the coding sequence ATGCACATAGATGGCGTGTTTTCAGGAGGAGGCATAAAAGGTCTTGCCTTAATAGGGGCATATGAAGTGTTGGAGGAAAAGGGGTTTAAATTTGAGAGAGTAGCAGGGACAAGTGCTGGTTCCATTGTGGCTGCATTTGTGGCGGCTAAGTATACTGGTAATGAAATAGCCGGGATGCTCGAGCAGCTTGACCTGTCCACTTTATTGGACGAAAGAAAGCTTCTCATCCCTTTTCCTTTTGCGAAGTGGCTGTTTTTGTATTGGCGACTTGGTTTATATAAAGGCATTGCCTTAGAGAAATGGCTGGAGGCAAAGCTGGCAGATAAGGGAATCAGGACATTTTCAGACTTACCGAAAGATTCCTTAAGAGTCATTGCCTCTGATATTACAAATGGAGTCATGTTAGTGCTTCCAGATGATCTGCCTAAATACGGGATAGACCCGGCCAGTTTCTCTGTCGCAAAAGCGATAAGAATGAGCTGCAGTTTGCCGTTCTTTTTTGAACCTGTAGCCCTTGGCACAAAGCAAAATAAAAGCATTATTGTGGATGGAGGAGTTCTCAGTAATTTTCCAATGTGGCTGTTTGACAAAGAAAATGTTAAGAAGATAAGGCCAGTAATTGGCATAAGGCTTAGCCATAAGCAGTCAGAACACCCGAAACATATGATCAAAAATGCCTTTCATTTGTTTGGAGCAATGTTTGAGACAATGAAGGATGCACATGATTCCAGATATATTTCCAGAAAGCACGAAAAAAATATTATCTTTATCCCTTCAGAAGGAGTCATGACGACAGAATTTACTTTAACGAAAGAAAAACAAGAAGAAATCATCCAGTTTGGAAGGGATTATGCGAAGAAATTCCTGCGAACATGGACGTACTAA
- the splB gene encoding spore photoproduct lyase, whose protein sequence is MKPFVPQLVYIEPKALEYPLGRELKEKFEKMGVEIRETTSHNQVRGIPGDTELQQYRVAKSTLVVGIRKTLKFETSKPSAEYAIPLATGCMGHCHYCYLQTTLGSKPYIRTYVNLEEIFDQAQKYMDERGEQITRFEAACTSDIVGLDHLTHSLKKTIEYFGKSDKGRLRFVTKYHHVDHLLDAEHNGHTRFRFSVNSRYVIKNFEPGTSTFDERLEAARKVANAGYPLGFIVAPIYLHEDWKEGYFELFQRLSDSLQGVDLSNLTFELIQHRFTKPAKRVIAKRYPKTKLEMNEEKRKYKWGRYGIGKYVYQDDEAKDLESTIRGYVAQFFPEAEVAYFT, encoded by the coding sequence ATGAAGCCATTTGTACCACAACTAGTTTATATAGAGCCGAAAGCATTGGAATATCCGCTAGGACGGGAATTAAAAGAAAAGTTTGAGAAAATGGGTGTGGAAATAAGAGAAACGACCTCACACAATCAGGTCAGAGGAATCCCTGGTGATACAGAATTACAGCAATACAGAGTCGCAAAATCCACTCTTGTGGTCGGCATAAGAAAAACGTTGAAGTTTGAAACCTCTAAACCTTCTGCAGAATATGCAATTCCATTAGCAACTGGCTGTATGGGACATTGCCACTACTGTTATTTACAGACTACGCTTGGAAGCAAGCCGTATATAAGAACGTACGTCAATCTGGAAGAGATCTTCGACCAGGCACAAAAATATATGGATGAAAGAGGCGAACAAATAACAAGATTTGAAGCAGCCTGTACGTCCGATATTGTCGGTCTTGACCATTTGACTCATTCCTTAAAAAAGACAATCGAATATTTCGGAAAATCAGACAAAGGTCGTCTCCGGTTTGTAACAAAATACCATCATGTCGATCATTTGCTTGATGCAGAACATAATGGGCATACTCGATTCCGATTCAGTGTTAATTCCCGTTATGTAATAAAAAATTTCGAGCCAGGAACTTCCACCTTTGATGAACGGCTTGAAGCGGCAAGGAAGGTTGCTAATGCAGGCTATCCGCTCGGGTTTATTGTGGCACCAATCTACTTGCATGAAGATTGGAAGGAAGGATACTTCGAACTATTCCAAAGGCTGTCAGATAGCCTGCAAGGAGTTGATCTTTCCAATCTGACGTTTGAATTGATTCAGCACCGCTTTACAAAACCAGCTAAAAGAGTAATTGCCAAAAGGTACCCGAAGACAAAGCTTGAGATGAATGAGGAAAAACGAAAATATAAATGGGGCAGATACGGTATCGGAAAATACGTGTATCAAGACGACGAGGCAAAAGATTTGGAGAGTACAATCAGAGGATATGTAGCACAGTTCTTCCCAGAAGCAGAGGTTGCTTACTTCACATAA
- a CDS encoding SA1362 family protein: MKNRIPFLVIGIVCLFALIGLVSSVVSNPVGFMQNILSLVVIGLLIWFIVRRFSKASPERKEQKAFVKAAKRSKKRQQHTKGKILPKQGAQVKTATFKGKKRSASSAHLTVIEGKKSKKKNRATF; the protein is encoded by the coding sequence TTGAAGAATCGAATTCCTTTTCTTGTTATTGGGATTGTCTGCTTATTCGCTTTAATAGGATTAGTATCATCTGTCGTTTCCAATCCTGTTGGGTTTATGCAAAACATACTTTCATTAGTTGTTATTGGACTGCTCATCTGGTTTATTGTTAGACGATTTTCCAAAGCTAGCCCTGAAAGAAAAGAGCAAAAAGCTTTTGTTAAAGCGGCAAAAAGATCAAAGAAAAGACAACAGCACACAAAAGGAAAAATATTGCCTAAACAAGGTGCGCAAGTAAAAACAGCAACCTTCAAGGGCAAAAAAAGAAGCGCAAGCAGTGCACACTTGACTGTTATCGAAGGAAAAAAGAGCAAAAAGAAAAACCGGGCAACATTTTGA
- a CDS encoding spore coat protein encodes MNHNVRRPIGFGRPGFGYGRPGFGGAGFGLGVLGGLATGALLGPAIYGGYGYPPYGGFGYPYGGYYY; translated from the coding sequence ATGAATCATAATGTGCGAAGACCAATTGGATTTGGCAGACCTGGTTTTGGTTATGGAAGACCTGGATTCGGAGGAGCAGGATTTGGGCTTGGTGTACTTGGCGGACTTGCAACAGGAGCACTTCTTGGTCCTGCAATATACGGTGGATATGGCTATCCTCCATATGGAGGCTTTGGTTATCCGTACGGAGGCTATTATTATTAA